The following nucleotide sequence is from Bradyrhizobium roseum.
CGCTACAACTCGGCCGACTCGATGCTGTACCTGAACCGCCACAAGATCGACTGGACGGGCGGCAAGATCGAACGGCAGGAAACTATCTTCCTGCACGATCCCGACAAGAAAGTGCCGTTCCGCATCCTGCATGAGGACACGGCAAAACGTTATCTCACCGGCGCAGACTTCGACACCGAGGGCTTTCAGATCATCGGCGACACCTTCTGGATCGGCGACGAGTTCGGACCCTATGTGCTGAAGGCCGACAAGACTGGCAAGATCCTGGCCGTGTTCGACAGCATGGCGGACGGCAAGCCGGTGCGCTCGCCCGACCATTGGTCGGTGCAGTCGCCGGGCGCGCCGGGCGCGAGCTACACCACGGTCAACCTGCGCCGCTCCAAGGGCTATGAAGGGTTTGCCGCCTCGAAGGACGGCAAGTTCCTCTACGGTCTGCTCGAAGGCCCGCTGTGGGACGTCGAAAAGAAGGATGTTGAAAAGGTCGACGGCAAGGAAGCCGCTCGGATTCTGGAATTCGACGTTGCGGCCGAAAAATTCACCGGCCGCTACTGGCACTATGTCTTCGAGCAGAACGGCCACGCCATCGGCGACTTCAACATGATCGACGCTTCGAGCGGCCTGATCATCGAGCGCGACAATGGCGAAGGCACGACCGACAAGGCGTGTCCGGCCGGCCAGCGCGGCGAGAATTGCTTTCCCGACCTCGCGAAGTTCAAGCGCGTCTACAAGATCGAACTGTCCGACGCCAATGTCGGCAAGCCGGTGCGCAAGATCGCCTATATCGACCTGATGAAGATCAAGGATCCCGACAAGAAGGCCCGCAAGCCGCTGAATGACGGCGTCTTGACCTTCCCGTTCTTCACCATCGAGAACGTCGACCGTGTCGACGAAACGCACATCATCGTCGGCAACGACAACAACCTGCCGTTCTCGTCGAGCCGCGATCCCAACAAGGCGGATGACAACGAGTTCGTGCTGCTGGAAGTGGCGGAGTTTTTGAAGGCGAAGTGAGGTAAGTGCGCGGCCCTCTCCGCTTCGTTGCGCGGAGAGGGTG
It contains:
- a CDS encoding esterase-like activity of phytase family protein, with translation MRVSLLCSVASLFLASAAFAQGEGEFPATLKGHAVLSAETFVEAPADAPADLKTAGKYTTGKRIDALGSVMGKSYERPTGVSLPFKGQPLQGHSGIKVMPDGSFWVLTDNGMGSRYNSADSMLYLNRHKIDWTGGKIERQETIFLHDPDKKVPFRILHEDTAKRYLTGADFDTEGFQIIGDTFWIGDEFGPYVLKADKTGKILAVFDSMADGKPVRSPDHWSVQSPGAPGASYTTVNLRRSKGYEGFAASKDGKFLYGLLEGPLWDVEKKDVEKVDGKEAARILEFDVAAEKFTGRYWHYVFEQNGHAIGDFNMIDASSGLIIERDNGEGTTDKACPAGQRGENCFPDLAKFKRVYKIELSDANVGKPVRKIAYIDLMKIKDPDKKARKPLNDGVLTFPFFTIENVDRVDETHIIVGNDNNLPFSSSRDPNKADDNEFVLLEVAEFLKAK